The segment GACGCAAGGTTCTGCGTTCGTGCGTGAGGGGTCGAAGGATGCTGCGTTCGTGGTCGGATCCCGTCGTGAACGCAGCATCGTTCGGGGTTCTGCGCGCGAACGCAGAATCCTGCGTCCGGCGGGGGCTACGGCGAGGCGGGTGGGCAGGGATTCTCCCTTTGCGCGTAACGGTCCACGAGAAGGGAGAATCCCTGCCCCTACGGGGCCCAAGTCGTCGCCACGATGCTTCCTTCGCGTGGCACGGTCCACGCGAAGGACGAATCGTGCGCGGATCCCGCACAGATGAAGAATCGTGGCCGCGCCCCGCAGACCCAACCGGGTCGAGACCCACCGCTGCGGTCGAGGCCCTCTCGGAGACCGACTCCACTCGAAGCCGTAGAGGCGCAGCACCGACGCCACTGGAAGCCCCAGCAGCGCAGCACCGGACCCGCTCGAAGCCGCCCGCACCTACCCGACGCCGGCGTCGGGCCCCCCGACGCGACGAAGCCGCGAGGCGAGCACCCGAAGGCGCCCGCCCCGCGGCTTCGCCACGGGTCCAGCAGGTCAGTAGGTCGGCTGGCTCGGGTCGATCTGGTTGACCCAGGCCACGACGCCGCCGCCGACGTGCACCGCGTCCTTGTAGCCGGCACCCTTCAGCACGGCGAGCGCCTCGGCCGACCGCACGCCCGACTTGCAGTGGAGCACGACCTGCTTGTCGTCGGGCAGCTCGGAGAACGCCTTGCCGTTGAGGAAGTCGCCCTTCGGGATGAGGACCGAGCCCGGGATGTGGTTGATGTCCCGCTCGACCGGCTCGCGCACGTCGACGAGCACGAAGTCGCGGCCACCGTCGGCGCGCTCCTTCAGCCAGCCGTCGAGCGTGCCCACGGAGATCGTCGAGTCCGCTGCCGCATCGGCCGCCTCGTCGCTGATCGCACCGCAGAACGCCTCGTAGTCGCTCAGCAGCTCGGTGGGCAGCACGCCGTTCGGGTCGCGCTGGACCTTGAGCGTCGTGTACCGCATCTCGAGCGCGTCGTAGACCATGAGGCGACCGATGAGCGGGTCGCCGATGCCGGTGATCAGCTTGATGGCCTCGGTGACCATGATCGAGCCGATCGACGCGCACAGGACTCCGAGCACTCCGCCCTCGGCGCACGACGGGACCATGCCCGGCGGCGGCGGCTCGGGGTAGAGGTCGCGGTACTGCGGACCCTCCTGGGCCCAGAACACCGACACCTGGCCCTCGAAGCGGTAGATCGACCCCCACACGTAGGGCTTGCCGAGGATGACCGCGGCGTCGTTGACCAGGTAGCGCGTGGCGAAGTTGTCGGTGCCGTCGACGATCAGGTCGTACTGGGCGAAGATGTCGAGCACGTTGTCGGTGTCGAGCCGCTCCTGGTGCACGACGGTCTTCACGTACGGGTTGACCTCGGCCACCGACTCCGCGGCACTCACGGCCTTGGGCCGGTCGATGTCGGACTGGCCGTGGATCACCTGACGCTGCAGGTTCGACTCGTCGACCACGTCGTCGTCGATGATGCCGAGCGTGCCGACGCCGGCAGCGGCCAGGTAGAGCAGGGCAGGGCTGCCGAGACCGCCGGCTCCGATGACCAGCACCTTGGCGTTCTTGAGCCGCTTCTGCCCGTCCATCCCGACGTCGGGGATGATCAGGTGCCGGCTGTAGCGGCGGACCTCGTCGATGGTGAGTTCGTCGGCGGGTTCCACGATGGGGGCGACCACGGCTGCTCCTCGCAGGGACGGTGATGGGGGTACTCCCGGCTCAACGCCGGGCGTGTCCTCCATTGTTCCCCCGCCGACGTCGACCGCAGGGTGCCGTCCGCCCCCTGGGACGCGCCGTCGTCGCGGCGACGCGCGGAGCGCCCCGAAGGGCCCGCGTGGCACGGGGCACTAGGCTGACCGGGTGAGCGAGACCCCCACCCTGCGTCCGCGCGCCGGCCGACTGCCGCGACGCGCCCGACGCGCCCAGCTCCTGGAGGTCGCCCTCGAGGTCTTCGTCGAGCAGGGGTACCACGCCGCGTCGATGGACGAGATCGCCGAGCGTGCCGGAGTGTCCAAGCCGGTCGTGTACCAGCACTTCCCCGGCAAGCTCGACCTCTACCTGGCCCTGCTCGAGAGCTCGTGCGACGAGGTCGTCGACGAGGTCAAGCAGGCGCTCGCCTCCACGCAGGACAACCGTCGTCGCGTCGAGGCCACGATGGAGCTCTGGTACCAGTACGTCGCCGACCAGGGCGCCGCGTTCCGCCTCGTGTTCGAGTCCGACCTCACCAACGACCCCGACGTCCGGGAGCAGGTCGACCGGGTCGTGCGCGAGTCGGCCGTCGCGATCGCCGAGGTGATCCGCGAGGACACCGGCCTGCCGCAGGAGGCCGCGTACCTGCTGGCCGTCAGCCTCGTGGGCATGGGCCACGTCGGCGCGCGCAACTGGCTCTCGGAGTCGTCGGCGCTGTCGCAGGATGACGCCGTGCGGCTCGTCGCCGGGCTCGCCTGGCGCGGCATCGGCGGCTTCCCCCGCGAGACCAACGACCCCGCCTGACGCGGCACGGCCCGACCGGGCCCCACCTCGTCCGGCACCACACCCGCACCACACCAGACATCACGAGAGGACCGACCATGGAGGTCAAGATCGGCGTGCAGAACGCCGCCCGCGAGCTGTCCGTCGAGACCGACGAGGCGCCCGAGTCGGTGCTCGCCAAGCTCGACACCGCCCTGAAGGACGAGACGGTCTTCAGCCTCACCGACGAGAAGGACCGCACCGTCGCGGTCCCGGCCGACAAGGTCGCCTACCTGTACTTCACCGCCGACACCGGCCGCAAGGTCGGCTTCGGTGCGGTCACGCAGGAGACCACCTGACGGACCGGGGGCGCGCATGAGCTTCGAAGGCTTCCCCGTCGCGGCGCTCGACTTCTACGACGACCTCGAGGTCGACAACACGAAGGCGTTCTGGGAGGAGCACCGCCACGTCTACGACGCGGCGGTCAAGCAGCCCATGACCGCGCTCATGGCCGAGCTGGCCGACGAGTTCGTCCCTGACGGCGAGAGCGCGAAGATCTTCCGCCCGTTCCGCGACGTGCGGTTCTCGAACGACAAGACTCCCTACAAGACGCACCAGGGTGCGTTCGTGCCCGTGGCGCCCGCGACCGGGTACTACGTCCAGGTCGGCGCGCCCGGTGTGCGCACCGGAGTCGGGTTCTACCACGCCACGCCCGCCCGGCTCGCCTCGTTCCGCGAGGCCGTCGACCACGAGACCTTCGGGACCGGGCTCCAGCACATCGTCGCGCGACTGGAGGGCCGGGGCTGGACGGTCGGCGGCGACGCCGTCAAGACCGCGCCGCGCGGCTGGTCGGCCGACCACCCGCGCATCGACCTGCTGCGCCACCGCACGCTCACCCTCGGGCGCGACCACGGCTTCGAGCCGTACGTGCACACCGCCGAGCTGCTCGAGCACGTGCGCGAGGACTGGTGCGCCGGACGGACGTTCCTCGACTGGATCCTCACCCACGTCCGCGGCTGAGCGGTCGTCCGCTCAGGCGGCCAGGCCGACGCGCGCCATGCGTCCCGCGCGCTCGGTCGACCCCGAACCCCGACGACCCGGACCCGCTCAGGCGGCCAGGCCGAGGCGCGCCATGCGTTCGGTGTGCGCCTCGGTGATCCGGGTGAACATGCGCGAGATCGCGGTGAGGTCCAGCCCGGGCGTCTCGATGCCGCCGACGAGCACGGCGCTCAGCGCGTCGCGCTCGGCGACGAGCGTCTGGGCCTGGCGCAGGGCCTCCCCCATGAGCCGACGTCCCCAGAGCGCGAGGCGGCCGCCGACCCGGGGGTCGGCCTCGATCGCGGCGCGCACCTGGTCGACGACGAACTCCGAGTGCCCGGTGCCGCTGAGCGTGTCGACCACGATCTCGCGCGTCACCGGGTCGAGGTAGGCAGCGATCTCGCGGTAGAAGTCGGCGGCGAGCCCGTCGCCGACGTAGGCCTTCACGAGGCCCTCGACGAAGTCGGCCGGACGCGTCTTGCGGTGGAAGTCACCGAACGTGGCCTCGAAC is part of the Aeromicrobium sp. Leaf245 genome and harbors:
- the moeZ gene encoding adenylyltransferase/sulfurtransferase MoeZ, coding for MVAPIVEPADELTIDEVRRYSRHLIIPDVGMDGQKRLKNAKVLVIGAGGLGSPALLYLAAAGVGTLGIIDDDVVDESNLQRQVIHGQSDIDRPKAVSAAESVAEVNPYVKTVVHQERLDTDNVLDIFAQYDLIVDGTDNFATRYLVNDAAVILGKPYVWGSIYRFEGQVSVFWAQEGPQYRDLYPEPPPPGMVPSCAEGGVLGVLCASIGSIMVTEAIKLITGIGDPLIGRLMVYDALEMRYTTLKVQRDPNGVLPTELLSDYEAFCGAISDEAADAAADSTISVGTLDGWLKERADGGRDFVLVDVREPVERDINHIPGSVLIPKGDFLNGKAFSELPDDKQVVLHCKSGVRSAEALAVLKGAGYKDAVHVGGGVVAWVNQIDPSQPTY
- a CDS encoding TetR/AcrR family transcriptional regulator — its product is MSETPTLRPRAGRLPRRARRAQLLEVALEVFVEQGYHAASMDEIAERAGVSKPVVYQHFPGKLDLYLALLESSCDEVVDEVKQALASTQDNRRRVEATMELWYQYVADQGAAFRLVFESDLTNDPDVREQVDRVVRESAVAIAEVIREDTGLPQEAAYLLAVSLVGMGHVGARNWLSESSALSQDDAVRLVAGLAWRGIGGFPRETNDPA
- a CDS encoding DUF3107 domain-containing protein; amino-acid sequence: MEVKIGVQNAARELSVETDEAPESVLAKLDTALKDETVFSLTDEKDRTVAVPADKVAYLYFTADTGRKVGFGAVTQETT
- a CDS encoding DUF2461 domain-containing protein, with translation MSFEGFPVAALDFYDDLEVDNTKAFWEEHRHVYDAAVKQPMTALMAELADEFVPDGESAKIFRPFRDVRFSNDKTPYKTHQGAFVPVAPATGYYVQVGAPGVRTGVGFYHATPARLASFREAVDHETFGTGLQHIVARLEGRGWTVGGDAVKTAPRGWSADHPRIDLLRHRTLTLGRDHGFEPYVHTAELLEHVREDWCAGRTFLDWILTHVRG
- a CDS encoding ferritin-like fold-containing protein translates to MAKNAKSGRSGPPPEAPAPSALDDPDYRRGVVELLGVLAFGELSACERLVADAQMAPDLSSKVEVATMAAAEFDHFEVLRDRLVEMGEDPFAAMEPFEATFGDFHRKTRPADFVEGLVKAYVGDGLAADFYREIAAYLDPVTREIVVDTLSGTGHSEFVVDQVRAAIEADPRVGGRLALWGRRLMGEALRQAQTLVAERDALSAVLVGGIETPGLDLTAISRMFTRITEAHTERMARLGLAA